A window of Mucilaginibacter paludis DSM 18603 contains these coding sequences:
- a CDS encoding LacI family DNA-binding transcriptional regulator codes for MKNKEITIYDIAKTLSISPATVSRGLRDHPAINRKTKKKILDMAKEMGYRSNTFASSLRLKRTNTIGVIVHRLDSYFVAMVLAGMEKVASELGYNLIISQSLESAAKEVTNANTMFNSRVDGLMVSLAYDTEDISHFDVFIDKGIPLLFFDRVFTHKNCPTVVIDNFKSAYQITTHLIEQGCKRIAHVTGDLKRNVYADRFKGYRKALEDGGLEYTDDLLIINYLNEHIGHDVDAAQQLLALKPMPDGVFITNDAFAAYCMRELKQAGIAIPQDIAIVGFNNDPISGLVDPNLTTINYPSYEMGEVAAKTLINHLKGESNMMLTDSIVLKSELIIRESSLKKG; via the coding sequence ATGAAGAATAAGGAAATTACCATCTACGATATAGCCAAAACGCTCAGTATTTCTCCGGCCACGGTAAGCCGAGGCCTGCGAGACCACCCGGCAATTAACCGTAAAACCAAAAAGAAAATATTGGACATGGCCAAAGAAATGGGCTACCGCTCCAACACTTTTGCCAGCAGTTTGCGTTTAAAACGCACCAATACCATTGGTGTAATTGTACACCGGCTGGACAGCTATTTTGTGGCGATGGTACTGGCCGGAATGGAAAAAGTGGCCAGCGAATTGGGTTACAACCTGATTATAAGCCAATCGCTCGAGAGTGCAGCCAAAGAAGTTACCAATGCCAATACCATGTTTAACAGCCGGGTTGACGGCTTAATGGTTTCGCTGGCCTACGATACCGAAGACATTAGCCACTTTGACGTTTTTATAGATAAGGGTATCCCCTTGTTATTTTTCGACAGGGTATTTACACATAAAAACTGCCCTACGGTAGTTATTGACAATTTTAAATCGGCCTACCAAATTACCACCCACCTCATTGAACAGGGTTGCAAAAGAATTGCCCATGTTACCGGCGATTTAAAACGCAATGTTTATGCCGACAGGTTTAAGGGCTACCGCAAAGCACTGGAGGACGGCGGCCTGGAGTACACCGACGATTTACTGATCATCAACTACCTGAACGAACACATAGGCCACGATGTGGATGCCGCCCAGCAGCTACTGGCCCTGAAGCCCATGCCCGATGGCGTTTTTATTACCAACGATGCCTTTGCTGCCTATTGTATGCGCGAGTTAAAGCAGGCCGGCATTGCTATACCGCAGGATATTGCTATCGTGGGCTTCAATAACGACCCCATCTCGGGCCTGGTTGATCCGAATTTAACTACCATTAACTATCCAAGTTACGAAATGGGCGAAGTGGCTGCAAAAACGTTGATTAACCATTTAAAAGGAGAATCGAATATGATGCTGACCGATTCAATCGTTTTAAAATCAGAATTGATTATTCGCGAATCGTCCTTAAAAAAAGGTTGA
- a CDS encoding aspartate kinase, with protein sequence MLTVEKIGGTSMSALQDVINNIILFRRSGEELYNRIFVVSAFSGVTNLLLENKKTGEPGVYHRIVKYQDFHHSLDELINSLQKINKKYEPLGLDLVIADKFIEQRIHDARHYLDNLANILASGYVSKEGILQAAREILASIGETHSAFVFTNILQSMGINATLVDLSGFHDHKSYTIDQRIKHTFSDIDFTKTICIVTGYAKGTEGIMREFDRGYSEVTFCKIAVAVKPEEAIIHKEYHLCSADPMLVGINNCVPVGFTNYDVADQLADVGMEAIHPKASKPLEINNINLRIKNTFEPEHPGTLITKDYVSQQKRVEVITGTTKLVMIDIYDPLMVGNVGSDFQIMQVFYNLGVSYNFKATSANSISIVIWEKDFHKQLIHDLEEKFEKVTVEKVAMVCLIGSNIDQPGLLAKSAGALAGKNINIKSAGFALRKVNIQFLVAREDFDDAIIALNHTMAT encoded by the coding sequence ATGTTAACAGTAGAAAAAATTGGCGGCACATCCATGAGTGCCCTTCAGGACGTCATCAACAACATCATTTTGTTCAGACGGTCTGGCGAGGAATTGTATAACCGCATTTTTGTTGTTTCGGCATTTTCTGGCGTAACCAACTTATTGCTTGAAAATAAAAAAACGGGCGAACCTGGGGTTTACCACCGCATTGTTAAATACCAGGATTTTCATCACTCGCTCGATGAACTGATCAACAGTTTACAAAAGATCAATAAAAAATATGAACCCCTGGGGCTCGATTTGGTTATAGCTGATAAGTTTATTGAGCAACGCATTCACGATGCCCGCCATTACCTGGATAACCTGGCCAACATATTGGCATCCGGCTATGTAAGTAAAGAAGGAATTTTGCAAGCCGCCCGCGAGATACTGGCTTCTATCGGCGAAACCCATTCGGCCTTTGTATTCACCAATATTTTACAAAGCATGGGTATCAATGCTACTCTTGTTGATCTGAGCGGCTTTCACGATCATAAATCATACACCATCGATCAGCGGATCAAACACACTTTCAGTGATATTGATTTCACCAAAACCATTTGTATTGTAACCGGATACGCCAAAGGAACCGAAGGTATTATGCGCGAGTTTGACCGTGGCTATTCTGAAGTTACCTTTTGCAAAATTGCCGTAGCGGTAAAGCCCGAAGAAGCTATCATCCACAAAGAATATCACCTATGCTCTGCCGACCCTATGTTGGTAGGTATTAATAATTGCGTACCGGTTGGTTTTACCAATTACGATGTTGCCGACCAGCTGGCCGATGTGGGCATGGAGGCAATCCACCCCAAAGCATCAAAGCCACTGGAGATTAACAACATCAATCTTCGCATTAAAAACACGTTTGAGCCTGAGCACCCCGGTACCCTGATCACCAAAGATTATGTAAGCCAACAAAAAAGGGTGGAGGTTATTACCGGAACCACTAAACTGGTAATGATTGATATTTACGATCCGCTGATGGTTGGTAACGTAGGTTCGGATTTCCAGATTATGCAGGTATTTTATAACCTGGGCGTAAGCTATAATTTTAAGGCCACCAGCGCCAACAGCATTTCCATCGTGATATGGGAAAAAGATTTCCATAAACAACTGATACACGACCTGGAAGAAAAATTTGAGAAAGTAACTGTTGAAAAAGTAGCTATGGTTTGTTTAATAGGCTCAAATATCGATCAGCCGGGTTTATTGGCTAAATCGGCAGGTGCATTGGCGGGTAAAAATATCAATATCAAGAGCGCCGGCTTTGCCTTACGCAAAGTTAATATCCAGTTTTTGGTGGCCCGCGAAGATTTTGACGATGCCATTATTGCCTTAAACCATACCATGGCAACGTAA